CGCAAAAAACCGATAAACTAGAAAATGTCGTCAACTTTTGTCATGAATAAATATGGCTGATCCCCTTACCCCTCAAATCAGCGATCGCATTTGTAAACACATGAATGAAGACCACAGCGACTCGGTACTTCTTTATGCCCAAACCTTCGGGAAAACCCCTGAAGCTGAAGCAGCAGTTCTCAATTCCATTGATAATGAGGGAATGAATCTTGTTGCCACCGTTGACGGAAAAGAAGTTCCCGTCCGCGTTACTTTTGATCATTCCCTGCAAGACTCAGAAGATGCTCACCACACCTTAATTGCTATGGTGAAGCAAGCTAAAAAGTAAAAAGTCAGGTTACAGTGATTCGATGAGTCATTAGTCATTAGTCATTAGTCATTGGTCATTGGTCATTAGTCATTAGTCATTAGTCATTAGTCATTGGTCATTGGTTTACCAACAACAAAGGACGAAGGACAAACAACACCGAATCAACTGTAACAAAATTTTACAGTAAATTTTATTTGTTCCTTTCCCGATAAGTCTGATAGGAGATATAAGCCTGATCGGCATCATAAAGATGACATTCATCAACAATATCTTTCATCATCTCCCAAGAAAAATCTCGTATCTGTAGATACTCTCCCCAGTTTTCGGTCAAACTCTCATGGGCGAGACGTAAATTATAAGCTGGAATCGCCACAGAAAGATGATGGGGAATATGGACATTAATATCGTGGCAAAGAAATTCAATCCAGCGGGGATAATTGCAATGAACCGTTCCGCATAATTGAGATTCGACTTCATTCCAATTCTTTTCATCACGAAATGGAATTTCTTGATCCGTATGATGAACTAAGGTAAACGTACTCATCCAGAAATGATAAACCAGCCAAGGCATTAACCAGAACTTTACTACTCCCCAAATACCAGTAGTTAGGTACAAAGTAGGAAAGAAAATCAGAGCAAACATCGCCACCACTGCAACGGATAACTTAACTCTTTTCTGTTCCCGAGGTGGCACTTCCGCAGGATTAAAGTGAAATCGTAGCCAGTGCAGAATTGAGGATAGCCACCATAAACGTCCTCGGAATAGACCATAGAAAAAGCGTAGGGGTTGCGGGGTTTGTTCATATTCCTCCACAAACCAAGGATGCCAAGCATTATCCACCATTAACTTATTTGTGTGTTGATGATGGAGATTATGCAAAACACGCCAACTATGGAAAGGATAGATCAAAGGCAGTAAGAAAATATGACCGACAACATCATTCACCCAAGGTTTTTTAGCAAAAGAACGATGTCCACAGTCATGGGCAATAACAAACCATCCTGTTAAAGCTGTTCCTGTGAAAACCCAAGCAAA
This window of the Euhalothece natronophila Z-M001 genome carries:
- a CDS encoding DUF2470 domain-containing protein, which encodes MADPLTPQISDRICKHMNEDHSDSVLLYAQTFGKTPEAEAAVLNSIDNEGMNLVATVDGKEVPVRVTFDHSLQDSEDAHHTLIAMVKQAKK
- a CDS encoding fatty acid desaturase encodes the protein MTTTIGKTAKDTSIPPDTRLRDIVKTLPKECFQKNPRKAWFSALTSVLAAVFGYSAIAYSPWFLLPFAWVFTGTALTGWFVIAHDCGHRSFAKKPWVNDVVGHIFLLPLIYPFHSWRVLHNLHHQHTNKLMVDNAWHPWFVEEYEQTPQPLRFFYGLFRGRLWWLSSILHWLRFHFNPAEVPPREQKRVKLSVAVVAMFALIFFPTLYLTTGIWGVVKFWLMPWLVYHFWMSTFTLVHHTDQEIPFRDEKNWNEVESQLCGTVHCNYPRWIEFLCHDINVHIPHHLSVAIPAYNLRLAHESLTENWGEYLQIRDFSWEMMKDIVDECHLYDADQAYISYQTYRERNK